The following are from one region of the Cloacibacterium normanense genome:
- the trmD gene encoding tRNA (guanosine(37)-N1)-methyltransferase TrmD, translated as MRIDIISAVPDLLESPFKTSILKRAMEKGLAEVHFHNVRDFAFNKHRQIDDTVYGGGAGMVMMCEPLDLCISQLKAEREYDDVIYLTPDGETFNQKIANSYSLKKNLILLCGHYKGIDQRIRDLHITREISIGDFVLTGGELAACVVADAIIRLLPGVLNDEQSALTDSFQDDLLSPPIYTKPEVYKGMRVPEILLSGNFGKIEEWRHQKAIEITQQKRPDLLKDF; from the coding sequence ATGAGAATAGATATTATAAGTGCAGTTCCTGATTTATTAGAAAGTCCTTTCAAAACTTCCATTCTGAAAAGAGCAATGGAAAAAGGTTTGGCAGAAGTTCATTTTCATAATGTTCGTGATTTTGCATTTAACAAACATCGTCAAATAGATGATACTGTTTATGGTGGTGGCGCTGGAATGGTGATGATGTGTGAACCATTAGATTTATGTATTTCTCAATTAAAAGCTGAGAGAGAGTATGATGATGTTATTTACTTAACTCCTGATGGAGAAACTTTTAACCAAAAAATAGCGAATTCTTACTCGCTGAAGAAAAATTTAATTCTGCTTTGTGGTCATTATAAAGGAATAGACCAAAGAATTAGAGATTTACACATTACCAGAGAAATTTCGATTGGTGATTTTGTGCTAACTGGTGGCGAACTGGCCGCTTGTGTAGTTGCTGATGCGATTATTCGTCTTTTGCCAGGAGTCTTAAATGATGAACAATCTGCTTTGACGGATAGTTTTCAAGATGATTTGCTTTCTCCGCCTATTTATACAAAACCAGAAGTTTACAAAGGGATGAGAGTTCCAGAAATACTTTTAAGCGGTAATTTTGGGAAAATTGAAGAATGGAGACATCAGAAAGCAATAGAAATTACCCAGCAGAAAAGACCAGATTTATTAAAAGATTTCTAA
- a CDS encoding endonuclease/exonuclease/phosphatase family protein: MENFLKKELVMFYNVENLFSPDPKPKHFLDPTISGLRNWDERKYQNKLRKIANVFRLIEEKEEVLPMIVGLCEVNNEEVLQDLIQQEPLQNYDFVHYNSLDERGVDTALLYDKRKIELVDSEAISFIFEGVNEEQDEYYDTTRDVLFCKLKYNDELLNVFVAHLPSKREKDVNKPKRDYILHSIKERVLTLLEKEEPVIICGDFNDDPIEENLNNLLYDNGVDKILVNPYIELYNNKIYSTFHYNQGLLFDQILFSNHFFLPISSLAFKSAVVFNSEKLSNWDKKFKGRPFRTFAGTRYLGGYSDHYPVYTILETKDN; the protein is encoded by the coding sequence ATGGAGAATTTTTTGAAAAAAGAACTTGTCATGTTCTATAATGTAGAAAACTTGTTTTCTCCAGACCCAAAACCAAAACATTTTTTAGATCCTACCATTTCTGGATTAAGGAATTGGGACGAAAGAAAGTATCAGAATAAACTTCGAAAAATTGCTAATGTTTTTAGGCTTATCGAAGAAAAAGAAGAGGTGCTTCCGATGATTGTAGGTTTATGTGAAGTGAATAATGAAGAGGTTTTACAAGATTTGATTCAACAAGAACCCCTTCAAAATTATGATTTTGTTCATTATAATTCTTTAGATGAAAGAGGCGTAGATACAGCGCTTCTGTATGATAAGAGAAAAATAGAATTAGTAGATTCTGAAGCTATTTCTTTTATTTTCGAGGGAGTGAATGAAGAGCAAGATGAGTATTATGATACCACCAGAGATGTTCTTTTTTGTAAATTGAAATACAATGATGAATTGCTCAATGTTTTTGTGGCGCATCTTCCTTCAAAAAGAGAAAAAGATGTAAACAAACCCAAAAGAGATTACATTCTTCATTCAATTAAAGAAAGAGTTCTCACGTTATTAGAAAAAGAAGAACCCGTAATAATTTGTGGAGATTTTAACGATGACCCGATTGAAGAAAATCTAAATAATTTATTATATGACAATGGAGTTGATAAAATCTTAGTGAATCCATACATAGAATTATACAATAATAAAATCTATTCTACGTTTCACTACAACCAAGGACTGTTGTTCGATCAGATTCTATTTTCTAATCATTTCTTTTTGCCTATTTCCTCATTAGCATTTAAAAGTGCTGTAGTCTTTAATTCAGAAAAATTAAGTAATTGGGACAAAAAGTTTAAAGGAAGGCCTTTTAGAACTTTTGCAGGGACCAGATATCTTGGTGGGTATAGTGATCATTATCCCGTTTATACAATTTTAGAAACAAAAGACAATTAA
- a CDS encoding Lrp/AsnC family transcriptional regulator — MKSVTEVGYKLDAIDKKIIYMLMDNAKTSLAQISKNIGISTTAVHQRIKKLETAGVIENSVSFLNPRKIGYKVVSYIGVYMDQPSHFQELIKSLNEINEIVEAHYTTGNWTVFLKVLCIDNDHLMQILSKIQKLKGVTRTETFISLEQSINRQLKV; from the coding sequence ATGAAAAGCGTTACAGAAGTAGGTTACAAGCTAGATGCAATAGATAAAAAAATAATCTATATGCTCATGGACAATGCCAAAACATCTTTGGCTCAAATTTCTAAAAACATTGGTATTTCTACCACTGCTGTACATCAGAGAATAAAAAAACTAGAAACCGCAGGCGTAATAGAAAATTCTGTATCTTTTCTCAATCCAAGAAAAATAGGTTACAAAGTAGTTTCTTACATCGGCGTTTACATGGATCAACCAAGTCATTTCCAAGAACTGATTAAATCTCTGAACGAAATTAATGAAATCGTAGAAGCTCATTATACTACAGGAAACTGGACGGTTTTCCTTAAAGTACTTTGTATTGATAATGATCATCTCATGCAAATTTTAAGCAAAATACAAAAGCTAAAAGGCGTTACAAGAACAGAAACTTTCATATCTTTGGAGCAAAGTATTAACAGACAATTAAAAGTGTAA
- the deoC gene encoding deoxyribose-phosphate aldolase — protein sequence MKINTYLDSTYLKTPAQSGLTEEQTLETVINLAKEAIENDIFAVMIRPDYVKKMKQFLTEQNSNVIIGTVIGFHEGTYSKEHKLAEAQKAIEDGVDELDFVINYEAYKNGEVDAVKSEFVDCTKLCLDNGKIAKWIIEIAALTDEQIADITKKISTWAEENFKAEDLHRIFVKSSTGFYQTEGGKPNGATVEGIKIMLENAGSLPVKAAGGVRTPEEAEYMINLGVKRIGTSSAKALIKNEEVSGGY from the coding sequence ATGAAAATCAACACTTATTTAGATTCTACTTATCTAAAAACTCCAGCTCAATCTGGTCTTACCGAAGAACAAACGCTAGAAACGGTAATTAATCTTGCCAAAGAAGCCATCGAAAATGACATTTTTGCAGTAATGATAAGACCTGATTATGTTAAAAAAATGAAGCAATTCCTTACAGAACAAAATTCTAATGTAATCATCGGTACTGTAATCGGTTTCCACGAAGGAACTTATTCTAAAGAACATAAATTAGCTGAAGCTCAAAAAGCAATCGAAGACGGAGTAGATGAATTAGATTTCGTAATCAATTATGAAGCGTACAAAAATGGTGAAGTAGATGCTGTGAAATCAGAATTTGTAGATTGTACAAAACTTTGTTTAGATAACGGTAAAATTGCAAAATGGATTATTGAAATCGCAGCGCTTACCGATGAGCAAATTGCAGATATTACCAAAAAAATCTCAACTTGGGCGGAAGAAAACTTCAAAGCTGAAGATTTACACAGAATATTTGTGAAATCATCTACTGGTTTCTACCAAACAGAAGGCGGAAAACCAAATGGCGCAACTGTAGAAGGAATTAAAATCATGCTAGAAAATGCAGGCTCACTTCCTGTAAAAGCTGCAGGTGGTGTAAGAACGCCAGAAGAAGCAGAATATATGATTAACCTAGGCGTAAAAAGAATAGGAACATCTTCTGCAAAAGCTTTAATTAAAAACGAAGAAGTTTCTGGAGGTTACTAA
- a CDS encoding T9SS type A sorting domain-containing protein: MKRTLYFILFSVGLLMFSGEAKAQQTLREPLSDSQKSDDGVLVAYPNPTRDFIIVKAKNPMLKVKSVTFYSIIGTQVSETIVNMNTAEIRLDKLKPGKYLMKYTLSDNTQKVTQVVKQQ; this comes from the coding sequence ATGAAAAGAACTTTATATTTTATATTATTTTCGGTAGGTTTATTAATGTTTTCGGGCGAAGCAAAAGCTCAACAAACATTAAGAGAACCGCTTTCTGATTCTCAAAAATCTGATGACGGAGTTTTAGTCGCTTATCCTAATCCTACAAGAGACTTTATCATTGTAAAGGCTAAAAACCCAATGCTAAAGGTAAAATCTGTTACCTTCTACTCTATTATCGGGACTCAAGTTTCAGAAACAATAGTGAACATGAACACCGCCGAAATTAGATTAGACAAACTGAAACCTGGCAAATATTTAATGAAATACACTTTGTCAGACAATACCCAAAAGGTAACGCAAGTGGTAAAACAGCAATAA